The Pseudophryne corroboree isolate aPseCor3 chromosome 2, aPseCor3.hap2, whole genome shotgun sequence genome has a segment encoding these proteins:
- the LOC135051214 gene encoding spindlin-W-like, with amino-acid sequence MGPSKPISQPRRNIVGCRIQHGWKEGSGPITQWKGTVLDQVPVNPSLYLIKYDGFDCVYGLELHKYERVSALEVLPNRVASSRISNAHLADTMIGKAVEHMFETEDGSKDEWRGMVLARAPIMNTWFYYYVTYEKDPVLYMYQLLDGYKEGDLRIMPDSNDSPPAEREPGEVVESLVGKQVEYAKENGLKKTGMVIHQVEAEPSVYFIKFDDDFHIYVYDLVKTS; translated from the coding sequence atgggaccaagtaaaccaatctcccagccaaggcgaaatattgtaggctgtagaatacagcatgggtggaaagagggcagtgggccaataacccagtggaaaggaacagttctggatcaagtaccagtgaatccctccctctatcttataaagtatgatggatttgattgtgtctatggacttgagcttcacaagtatgaaagggtgtctgctcttgaagttctaccaaacagagttgcctcatcccgaatcagcaatgcccatttggctgacacaatgattggtaaagcagtggagcatatgtttgaaacagaggatggttccaaggatgagtggcgagggatggtattagcacgagcacctattatgaacacatggttttattattatgtaacctatgaaaaggacccagtcttatatatgtatcaacttttagatggcTATAAGGAAGGAGATCTACGGATCATGCCAGattcaaatgattcccctccagctgaaagagaaccaggggaggttgtggaaagcctggtgggcaagcaggtggaatatgccaaagaaaaTGGCTTAAAAaagactggcatggttattcatcaagttgaagctgaaccatctgtgtactttattaagtttgatgacgatttccatatttatgtctacgatttggtgaagacatcttaa